One Coffea eugenioides isolate CCC68of chromosome 2, Ceug_1.0, whole genome shotgun sequence genomic window, ATTATGACACTGGAGTTTGGGATTGAAATATAAAGACACTAATTAATAGAAATGAGTATATATACTTTATAAACTTTTCCTAATAAAAATCTACCAGTACTGTAGTATACAAACAATTACAGAAATCGTTTACATGAATGGATGGATGGACAAACCAAAAAAGAAGGCTGCATACGATACATCTCTAATTCATTCAACAATAACAACGAATCGAAGACGTCCTAGCTGGCCGCTTTCTTGACCAGATTAGGCTTGGTATTGGCATAGAGATCAGCAATGGAACGTAACTTCCGCTTCCGCTTCCTCTTCCTCTCCATCATGAATAAGCAAGAAGCATCTATTTCTTCCCAAACATCAAAGTTTTCTCCTGTCTTGATGGCAGAACAGGAACTGGAGGAAGAAGATGACGACGACGACGAGGAGGACGATGATGATGATGTGGAGGCTACGTCTTGATCATGAATCGCTTCGGCACTGCACTTAGCAGTCATGTCCGCTCCATAGCTTTCTACGGCTGCTGCTTCAAGATCACTAGGCGCCACCATCATAATTACCAGATCATCATCAAAAGTACTACTACTAATAGTACTGCGGCCGTctttgctgctgctgctgctgctatgACCATCTCCGCTGAGTTGAATCAGCTGGTTAGCCGCCTCCAATTCCGGCCCCGTCAGccagctgctgctgctgctcatcatcatcatcatctggGCCGCGCCTTTCGCTCCTTCGTGTCCTCCGGCAGCTGGTGTCAATTTCTTTATCATCGGAGACAATTTCTGGAGAAGAAGATAATTGGGAAGTAAGATTTCGATTTTGTGACGGAGGGATCACGAAATCGATTACCATACGtttgtgtgagagagagagagagagagaccgaCTGGTTCTTTTCAGCTACGCTACTTAATAGTATAAAGTCTTGACCACGTCGCTTTGGTTTTTTATAGTATTTAGAACTCACCGCCTTACTAGCACTAGCAGTAGTGGTGACAGCCCTCAAAGGAACGAGGACCGACCTTAGCTCGCCACCCTCCAGATTTATTACTACTTTAAAATTCATCCCCAGTAGATAtatgtaataaaaaaaatacccttttattttttctttctttgtggTGAGGGCTTTGCTTTATTTCACAATCCCTATTAGCATTCCATTCTATCCTCCTACTCAATAAGAGATGGAGAATTGTACAAGAGAGAAAGCAAGTCCATTTAGATCAAATGCATGCACGCATGCTTTAGTACAATCTTTGAATTCATCTAGGTGTAAATCTAACTTGTAAAATAGGTTATACAAAATGTTATCGTTGCTgacagaaagaaaaaaaaaaatctgactCGCaatcttgagagatttttaaATC contains:
- the LOC113759278 gene encoding uncharacterized protein DDB_G0271670-like — translated: MIKKLTPAAGGHEGAKGAAQMMMMMSSSSSWLTGPELEAANQLIQLSGDGHSSSSSSKDGRSTISSSTFDDDLVIMMVAPSDLEAAAVESYGADMTAKCSAEAIHDQDVASTSSSSSSSSSSSSSSSSSCSAIKTGENFDVWEEIDASCLFMMERKRKRKRKLRSIADLYANTKPNLVKKAAS